TATTCTAATATGTTCTGTACATTCCCCCATATAAAAAGTATATTTTCTAGCTCACCTTCATCAGCCTTTTGAACAGCCTTTAACAATACTTCTTCTTTTATTTCCATTGCGATGAAGTTTATATCAGGGTTTTGCTTAGCTAGAGTAGTTACAAATTTTCCTCTTCCAGTTCCAACTTCTACATATATAGGGTTATCGTTATTAAATTTTTGTAACCATTCTCCTTTTAAGTCAGTTGGATTTTTTATCAAATAATTATCGTATGATAATAATTTTTCGTCTGCACCTTTTACTTTTCTTCTTCTCATATTATGTCCCTCTTTCTATCCTATCTCTTCCATTTTCTTTTGCTTTATACAGCAGATTATCTGCTTTATTGACTATATCCTTAGAGGATTCTTCTTTAAATTGAACCGCTCCTCCACTTATTGTAACCACAGCATCTTTATTATTGAATCTGATATTTTTTATTCCATTTCTTATTTTTTCTGCCTTTTTATAAGTATTTTCTATATTAGAATTTGGCAAGACTATCAAGAATTCTTCTCCTCCATATCTTCCAACAAACCCATTTTTATCAATATATTTTTTAATATATTTAGATATTTCAACTAGAACATCATCACCAAATTGGTGTCCATAATTATCATTTATTTTTTTGAAATGATCTATGTCAATCATTATTATAGATAAATCACTTTTTAATATACATGATTTTTGTATCTCTTTCTTTAATATCTGGCATATATGTTTATGATTATAAAGTCCTGTCAGTCCATCTGTTATGCTCAATTCTTTAAGTTGTATATTCATCTTATTTATTTTATTTTCTATATCATATCTGTCTTTTATCATATTATTTACCGATGCAGCCATTCTTTTTAGTTCTGTATATCTTAATTCTTCTATATCTATGTATATTCTTTCTTTTGAAGCTCTTTCGAAGAAAGACACCACAAATTCTATTTTTTTATTTATCTTATCATTTATGCTTTTAATACATATAGTAGCTATTAGCATTATTATAATCATAAGTATTGCTACTATTTTAATTTCTTTTTCAAACTGCTTTTTTAATACAGATTCATTCTTTTTTATATTTTCCTCTATATCATCTATATATACACCGGAACCTATAACCCACTCCCACTCAGGAACAGGCTTTGCAAAATATAGTTTATCATGATCTAAATTATCGGTATCTTTTATCCATTTTTGAGTTAGATATACTCCATATTCATTTTCTTTAGCGCTTTTTATAAGCCTTTGACTTACTTTTACTCCATCAGCATCCTTAATTTCTAGCATATCCTTGCCTACTAGCTCTAGATATTTACCATTTGCAAGCTCAATTCCATCATAAGTCATTATAAATATATATTGTTCATCGTTATAACCAAAGTGAATTCTCGATACAAATTCCTTAACTCTTTGTTTTATTATTTGCTCTATTTGTTCATCTGTGTATTTAGGGTTTTCTTTTAGTAATTTATATGTATTGTTTTTTTCAAATTCTATGTATTCAAATACTTCATTCATCTGATTTTCTAATGATTTTTTTTGATGCTCTATATCCTCTAATTTCAAAACTTCAGTTTCTCTTAAAAAATTTCTATACTGCCTAATGATGTTATTTCCTTCTATTACAGTCGTTATTATAATAATAAGAATCACCATACTTTTAAGCAAAAAATTTTTTATGCTGGTATTGTCCGATTTTAACATTTTAACACCTCTTACCTTAGCACCAATTCTTTTATTATATCATATAATGTATTTTTTAATCATCTCTTAAATCGATCTTAAATATTTATATATCCAATATTTTTCATCTAAAATCATGTAGATATTAATTAGTATACGATTATTTAATCTGAATTTATGTTTTTATCCCAAATATAGAAATATAATAATACATATATTACCAAGTAAACTTTGATTATGATATACTTACATTTAGATTATACGTTTACTTACTATTTAATACTTTATAGGTGGAGGCACATTATTATTACAAAAAATAAGTTCATTTCAATTATCGAAGGTACTTTTTTTACAGGACTTTTCTTATTTTCAATTCTTGGTCTATTCGATATTATAAATGTAGATACTCTAATTATACTTTTCTTTATAAGTATTGCTAACTTCAAATCTGGCTTATATAACTTGAGTAACGTAGTTCTTTTATTAATGTTATACTCACATTCAAAACTATTCTATTATCAAATCACATCTTACCTTACTATTTTTTCAATAAAAAAACAAAAAAATAGGGCTTACCATGCCCTGTGGAAATTAAAATATAGGTAATAATTACTATAATCTCATTTGTTAAATCAATAAATAAATATTATTGCTATAATAGTAATACAACAGTATTTTATTCATAAGGAGAGGGTTTTGAGTGAGTAATAGTAATTTAATTTATGTTGTAGACGATGAAAAGCATATTAGAGAATTATTAAAAAATTACCTAGAAAAAGAAGGTTACAATGTATGTACATACAATGATGGTCAACAAGCTTTGGATGCATTCAATATGAAACAGTGTGATATGCTTATTGTAGATGTTATGATGCCTAATATGGATGGACTTAGTTTATGTAAAACAATAAGATCAATTAGCGATATTCCTATAATAATAATTTCTGCTAAAAATGATGAAGTAGATAGAATATTAGGTCTTGAATTTGGAAGTGATGATTATATAGCTAAGCCATTTAGTCCTAGAGAGTTAGTTGTAAGAGTAAGAAATATGTTCAGAAGATTAAAGCCTACAGATACTTCTACTAATAATTCTGATACCCTTTCATATAAAAATGTACGTATTTTTCAAAAAAATAGATCTTTATTTGTAAATGATGATGAGATCAAATTAACTTATAAAGAATTTGAGCTTATTACACTTCTTTTAAATAATTTGAATATAGCTTTTTCTAGAGAAAAGATAATAGAAAAGATCTGGGGATATGATTATATAGGTGATACTAGACAGGTAGATGATTTAATTAAAAGAATTAGAAAAAAACTTCTTTTAAATAACTCCGAAGTTAAGATAGATACCATATGGGGATATGGCTATAAAATAACTAAGTAGGTGATTATATTATGAAGAAATCAATTTCAAATAAACTTATACGATTAAATGTGTTTTTAGTTGTATTCGCACTTTTTCTTATGTCTTTTATGTCTATGTTCTTTATAAAAGGTTATTTGGAAAAGCAGTTGATAAAAGATCTTATATCAGAAAGTAAACTTTTTCAAAAAATGGCTCAAGACGGAGCAATGGACCAAAAAAAAATAAATAGAGAATTATTAAGATCAAACTTAGATGATAATTATAAGTTTTACAGAAGAGAATTTGAAAGTCAAAGTATTATATTTTCTAATAAAAATGGTTATTACCAACCTATATTTTATTCATCTAGACGCAACCTCTTAGACAATGAATCTATTCAGACTATAATAAATAATGTTGAAAGTGGCAAATACAATTTTAAGTTCACATCAAACGGAGTTGAATATTTAGCTGTAGCAAGAAATGCAAAGAATATATCCAATAATAAAGCTTCACGTGGCTTTGTATTAACTTATATTTCAAATAATACTGCTACTACGATAATAAAAGGTATATCAAAAATACTATTCCTTTCTATGCTATTATCAACCTGCATATGTATAGCTGTTATATTTTTTGCTTCAAAGAAGATCACAAATCCTATAGTTAAATTAACCAATTTAGCAAAGGAAATTTCAAATAGAAATTTTGATTCCACTATTTCTATAAATACTGGAGACGAAATAGAAAGCTTAAGTAATTCTATAAATAAAATGGCCTGTAGTATAAAAGATTATGATACTAATCAAAAACATTTATTCCAGAATATATCTCACGAGTTAAAAACACCTTTAATGTCTATACAAGGATATGCTGAAGGTGTTAGAGACAATATGTTTGATGATAATAAAAAAGCTCTAAATATAATAATAGATGAAAGTAATAGAGTAAAAAAATATGTTGAAGATATTATATTCTTATCTAAACTCGAAATGATGGATATATCTTTTGAGTACAGTTTTTATAATATTAATGATGTTATAATAAGTTCTATTGAAAAAGTAGAGAGCATCGCTATCTTAGGAGATATAGATATAATGTATAGTCCAAAAGAAGATGTTTATTTAAATATAGATAAGGATAAATTAATACAAGCTCTAATAAATCTTTTATCTAATTGTCTTAAATACACAAAAGATACAATTGGGGTAGATACTTTAAAAACGAATGATTATTTTGAAATTAAGATATGGGATAACGGAAATGGCTTTAATAAAGATGATCTAAATAAAATCTTCAATAGATTCTATAAAGGTGAAAAAGAAGGTAGCGGAATCGGTATGTCTATAGTTCAAGAAGTAATAAAAAATCATAATGGAACTATATCTGCTAACAATAGAAACATTGGTGGAGCTGAATTTACAATAAAAATACCTTTATCTTAAATATTTTACACACTTTTCCCACACTTTTTACATTTTTATACCTCCTTCTTGATTTATACTTTATTTAAATCAAAAAGGAGGTATTTATTATGAATATTAAAAAATTTGTTATGTGTGGTCTGGTTGCGAGTATGGTAATGGGTTCTTCTC
The window above is part of the Tepidibacter aestuarii genome. Proteins encoded here:
- a CDS encoding sensor domain-containing diguanylate cyclase, which codes for MLKSDNTSIKNFLLKSMVILIIIITTVIEGNNIIRQYRNFLRETEVLKLEDIEHQKKSLENQMNEVFEYIEFEKNNTYKLLKENPKYTDEQIEQIIKQRVKEFVSRIHFGYNDEQYIFIMTYDGIELANGKYLELVGKDMLEIKDADGVKVSQRLIKSAKENEYGVYLTQKWIKDTDNLDHDKLYFAKPVPEWEWVIGSGVYIDDIEENIKKNESVLKKQFEKEIKIVAILMIIIMLIATICIKSINDKINKKIEFVVSFFERASKERIYIDIEELRYTELKRMAASVNNMIKDRYDIENKINKMNIQLKELSITDGLTGLYNHKHICQILKKEIQKSCILKSDLSIIMIDIDHFKKINDNYGHQFGDDVLVEISKYIKKYIDKNGFVGRYGGEEFLIVLPNSNIENTYKKAEKIRNGIKNIRFNNKDAVVTISGGAVQFKEESSKDIVNKADNLLYKAKENGRDRIERGT
- a CDS encoding response regulator transcription factor gives rise to the protein MSNSNLIYVVDDEKHIRELLKNYLEKEGYNVCTYNDGQQALDAFNMKQCDMLIVDVMMPNMDGLSLCKTIRSISDIPIIIISAKNDEVDRILGLEFGSDDYIAKPFSPRELVVRVRNMFRRLKPTDTSTNNSDTLSYKNVRIFQKNRSLFVNDDEIKLTYKEFELITLLLNNLNIAFSREKIIEKIWGYDYIGDTRQVDDLIKRIRKKLLLNNSEVKIDTIWGYGYKITK
- a CDS encoding HAMP domain-containing sensor histidine kinase, which encodes MKKSISNKLIRLNVFLVVFALFLMSFMSMFFIKGYLEKQLIKDLISESKLFQKMAQDGAMDQKKINRELLRSNLDDNYKFYRREFESQSIIFSNKNGYYQPIFYSSRRNLLDNESIQTIINNVESGKYNFKFTSNGVEYLAVARNAKNISNNKASRGFVLTYISNNTATTIIKGISKILFLSMLLSTCICIAVIFFASKKITNPIVKLTNLAKEISNRNFDSTISINTGDEIESLSNSINKMACSIKDYDTNQKHLFQNISHELKTPLMSIQGYAEGVRDNMFDDNKKALNIIIDESNRVKKYVEDIIFLSKLEMMDISFEYSFYNINDVIISSIEKVESIAILGDIDIMYSPKEDVYLNIDKDKLIQALINLLSNCLKYTKDTIGVDTLKTNDYFEIKIWDNGNGFNKDDLNKIFNRFYKGEKEGSGIGMSIVQEVIKNHNGTISANNRNIGGAEFTIKIPLS